From Klebsiella electrica, the proteins below share one genomic window:
- a CDS encoding glutathione peroxidase, with amino-acid sequence MTPFYELTATSLRGQPIAMADYAGKLVLVVNTASHCGFTPQYAGLEALYKKYADQGLVILGFPCNQFGKQEPGDADEIAQTCHINYGVSFPMFEKVAVNGAATHPVFRYLKGELPGVLGGWIKWNFTKFLIGRDGKPLRRFAPIATPEKMEAAIVAALKR; translated from the coding sequence ATGACTCCCTTTTATGAACTTACTGCCACCAGTCTGCGGGGCCAGCCCATCGCCATGGCCGACTACGCGGGCAAGCTGGTTCTGGTGGTGAATACCGCCAGCCACTGTGGCTTCACGCCACAATACGCAGGCCTTGAAGCGCTCTACAAGAAGTACGCCGACCAGGGCCTGGTGATACTGGGTTTCCCCTGCAACCAGTTCGGGAAGCAGGAACCCGGCGATGCCGACGAAATCGCGCAGACCTGTCATATCAACTACGGTGTGAGCTTCCCGATGTTTGAGAAGGTGGCGGTGAACGGGGCCGCAACGCACCCGGTGTTTCGTTACCTGAAAGGCGAATTGCCCGGTGTGCTGGGAGGGTGGATCAAGTGGAACTTTACTAAGTTCCTGATCGGTCGCGACGGCAAACCGCTCCGGCGTTTTGCGCCGATCGCCACCCCGGAGAAAATGGAAGCCGCAATCGTTGCTGCGCTTAAACGCTAA
- the marB gene encoding multiple antibiotic resistance protein MarB: MKLFAAAAIVLGALVSSQSYAEQTTTPVRHTQRDAMIMPSEHNDSPFDFNHMAAGSDKSDELGVPYYN, encoded by the coding sequence ATGAAACTATTCGCTGCCGCTGCCATTGTCCTGGGCGCCCTGGTCTCCAGCCAGAGCTATGCGGAGCAAACCACTACCCCGGTTCGCCACACTCAGCGCGATGCGATGATTATGCCTTCCGAACATAACGACTCGCCATTTGATTTCAATCATATGGCCGCCGGTAGCGACAAATCGGATGAGCTGGGCGTACCGTATTACAATTAA
- the marA gene encoding MDR efflux pump AcrAB transcriptional activator MarA: MSRRNNDAITIHSILSWIEDNLESPLSLEKVSERSGYSKWHLQRMFKKETGHSLGQYIRSRKLTEIAQKLKQSNEPILYLAERYGFESQQTLTRTFKNYFDVPPHKYRMNNMPGESRYLMPLNNCC; this comes from the coding sequence ATGTCCAGACGCAATAATGACGCCATCACTATCCATAGTATTTTGTCGTGGATTGAAGATAACCTGGAATCGCCCCTGTCGCTGGAAAAAGTGTCCGAGCGTTCTGGTTACTCCAAATGGCACCTGCAAAGAATGTTTAAAAAAGAGACCGGCCACTCCTTAGGCCAGTACATCCGCAGCCGCAAGCTGACGGAAATCGCGCAAAAACTCAAGCAGAGCAACGAGCCGATTTTATACCTGGCAGAGCGATACGGTTTCGAATCGCAACAGACGCTGACGAGAACCTTTAAAAACTACTTCGACGTTCCGCCGCACAAATATCGCATGAATAATATGCCGGGTGAATCCCGCTATCTGATGCCACTAAACAACTGCTGTTAA
- the marR gene encoding multiple antibiotic resistance transcriptional regulator MarR: MKNTSDLFNEMIPLGRLIQMVNQKKDRLLNEYLSPMDITATQFRVLCSIRCEVCITPVELKTVLSVDPGAMTRMLDRLVCKGWIERLPNPNDKRGVLVQLTPDGAALCEQCHQVVGQKLHQELTKNLSADEVVNLEHLLKKVLP; encoded by the coding sequence GTGAAAAACACAAGCGATCTGTTTAACGAAATGATCCCCCTCGGGCGCTTGATCCAGATGGTTAACCAGAAAAAAGATCGTCTGCTCAACGAATATCTCTCACCGATGGATATTACTGCCACCCAGTTTCGGGTGCTTTGTTCCATTCGTTGCGAAGTATGTATTACCCCCGTTGAGCTGAAAACCGTGCTGTCGGTCGACCCAGGCGCAATGACGCGCATGCTCGACCGTCTGGTCTGTAAAGGCTGGATTGAACGGTTACCCAACCCCAATGACAAACGCGGCGTACTGGTGCAGTTAACGCCAGACGGAGCGGCCCTTTGTGAGCAGTGTCATCAGGTTGTGGGTCAGAAATTGCACCAGGAATTAACAAAAAATCTGTCGGCGGATGAAGTGGTCAACCTTGAGCATTTACTCAAAAAAGTCCTGCCGTAA